The sequence CCTTGGGGAATGCCTAAGAACTGGGTCTCCAGGCCAAACGTATGGAAAACTCCAGAAATCCAGGCCTAGGGGGCCCCCTGGGAGGAGCTGCAGAGCCTCAGGCCCCATCTTCAGCCTCCTAGACCAAGGAAGAAATCTCAAAAAGTGCGGACAGGAATCAGCAGGTCAGGTAGTAGGTGTGGGTCCTGAGCCAGCCTCGGTCGTGCAAGGCCACCCTTTCTGGCATACCTGCCTCCCAGGCTGACATCTGAGAAGTCAAGCGCTACAGGGGGCACTTGGGGCGCGGGCGTCTGAAGGCACCTGGTGCCTGTCTCGATGTTATGGGGACGATGTGTTCAGGGGCAGCATCAGGGAAGGGCTGGCACGGCCCCAGGGTGTGACCGCTATCAGACCGCTGTCACAGTGGCCAGGACCCTTCACTGAGTGACCAGGGATGGGCGTGgcctctctcagcctcagggGGTCCACATCCAGAGGCGCAGAGTCAGGAACGCCCTGCCCCAGAAAAGACATCAGGGTTTGCTAGAGGCAGGAGAGCAGGCTGTGCGAAGGCAGTGTGGTGTTTTCGGGGAGCAGAGTAAGGAGGGCCCCAAAGGCAGGAGTGGGTGGAGGCTAGCTGAGGGGCCTAAGCTGGGGAGACCATGGAGAGGCCATGGGACCCCACCCACACCATGGACAGGGCTGGCAGGAGATGGCATCCAGCCCCCTGGGGCCAGGGAGGTGTGGGTGAGCCTGGGTAAGGACAGGCTGAAGGACAAGACCTGCCCGGGCCCCGTGGCCTTTGAAGCTGAACTCCTGCCATCTACTCAGTCACCAACAGCTGGTGACACCACGCGCCTCCCCAGGACCAGGCCAACCCCTGGGACTAGCGATTCTGAGCTGGTCTGAGCGCCTCCAGGGACTTGGCCCTCCCTGGCATGACCACAGTCAAACCTGCCTTTCCTAAGCACCAGCTTTATGGCCACTGCTGCAGAGGCGCCCAGAGCTGGGCCTCATCACTGGGCAGCTGAGCCTGGAACCTTCCACCCAGCAGacccctggtggcccaggcccAAGCAGTCTGACTCAGGCTGGCATCTCCGTGGTGATACCCTGGAACGGGCACCCCCTGCAGCCTGTTGTCTCCCTCGCTCCACAGCCCCACCCCTCACCACCCCCAACACCCTAGCAATCTGGCTCCAACACTCTGGCTCCCATTCAAGGTAGGGGGGCGGAGAAGTGGCATTCCCtggccctgggtcctggtgctcagGGCCTTGAACCTTCTGCCTGGAGCCTGAATGCCCCCTACCTCCCTGGGGTCAGCCCCAATCCCAGCCCAGCTGGTGGCTGGGACTGGCCAAGGAACCTGCTGCTGAGGGCACTGGGGTTGGGCTTTCCTTGGCGCTCTGCACGCCGCCTCCTGAGCCAGGGAGGGAGGCCAGGCCACCTGTCTCCGCGATGGCGGGTGGGCATGTCGCCCTGCTCGCTGATGTTCTGGGCATGGGGCCCACCACAGCTCCATCCTTGGCAGCATAGACCGTTCCTCCGGCAGGGGTAGGGAGTGTCCTGGTCCTTGGGGACACCTTGATGCGGGCGAGGCCGAGGGGAGGGTCCAGGCAGGTCTTGACTCTGACCAAGATGGCCAAGCAGGCCCATCAGAGGATCCAGCTGGTTCTGGGGCCCCAGCGTCTGGAGGCCCCTCTTGGCTCCTCCGGTGACGATGGGACGACTCTCAGGGGCTCTGTCCTCTGGCGCTGAGGCACGCCGAGCAAAGACGCAAGGTCGGGTAGGAAAGATCCTTTTATTGGGGTGGACATGGAGCACGCACTAGTCCATGATAAAATGACTTAAGAGAAAGATCCAGAAGGGCTGACTTCTCCCCCTTACTCGAGCTCAGAGCAAGGTCTGGGCACAGAATAGGTCCCGGTGGAACTCGAGACAAGGCAAAGTCTTTAAGGACCGGACCGGGAGGTGGGTGCTGGGAGAAGGGCCCCCACCCTTGCCGGCCGGCCACAGCGGGGTCCCGGCTCTAGACCCTCGTAGACACGCTCCAGTTTTCCAGAGGAGaactggggggcaggaggaggaaggggagcgGGATGGGGGGAGGTGAGTAACGACGTTTTTGTCTCTGTTTTAAAGCGTCTACCAACATCACACTGCTGGGCCTGGCGTCCCCTGTAACCATCGCTTGGTGCGTTTTACAGCATAAATAAAAActcaaggaaaataaatacattggCTCCTATGAGGTTGGAAGTGGTGTGGAAGGGGTATGGGCGGGCCggcggaggggaggggtggggggcgcttACACAAGGCAGGTGGGAGAGGAGCAGACAAGACGGGAGGCGCCTGAGGGGGGCGCGAGTCTTAAGTGTCCTCGTGCATGTCCGGGCTGTCAGTCCGGGCGACCTTGCGGGGCGGCGCCGAGCTCTCACCCTCTAGCTCCACTTGTTCCTGGTCTCTCTTCTTGGCGGCATTCTGGGGGGCAGGGCAGCAGAGTGGCTGTGAGCTTCCCCGAGGGGGGAGCGCCTAAAGTCTGAGGCTGCCTCTGCAGCTCCGGGGCTCCAGTGCTTCCCCGAGCTGGGCCTGGGCTGATCCAAGGCCCCTGGCCAGGCAGACCCTTCTGTCCCCTGAACCTGCCCTGCCAAGCCACTGGGGACCCCAGCCTGTGACAGGCGTGTCACGGAGTCACCACGACGTCTCAGTGACCCCCACCACATGGCCCATTTCTCAGAAGCCACTCACTGTGCCGGAGGGTGAAGGGCACTCAAGAGCCTCCTGGGGAGGCCCCCAAATTGCCACAGAAAAGGAAAGTGTGCTGACTTGGGAAAAGCTCTTCCCTCACTGGTGGGGAGCAAGGCTTGTGGAGCCCGGGGGCTGGGGTGTTCCGAGCAGTCACTGCATCATGGAGTCCCCTTCAACCTGGCCCAGAGCAGGCCACTGTCCAGTGGTCAGCATTAGAGGAAATAAGACCGCCTGACCATGCGGCAAGACTACACAGGCAGAttttcaaggaaggaaaaaaaatcctgtcCGAAAGACGGCCCTTTGTGGGGAAGATGACTTTTCACCTCAGCTACACACCCCAGTGGAGCCTGAATTTCTTAATCATGTGAGCATTTCATCATTGAATGAAGATTAAGTAATAGCACCCACGTCCACCTGCCACTGGGGCCGTGCTCCCCACACCCTCTGGGGAGCCAGACCTCTCGGCACAGCTTACCAAGCTCCTGCCTGTCCCGGAGCACCAGAGCCCCAGGGCCTCGGCACAGCCCATCTCTCCTCCAGAACATTCTTCCCTCTCCTGGATCATCTGGCAAACTCCTACTTAGCCCTCACGGCCCCACCCAGCACTCACTCTCCCAGCCACCCGTGTTCTCCCCCAGCTCACAGCCCCTGCTGGGCACCGTGCTCCTCCCCGAGGCCCAGCACCCAACCCCCACGCGCCTTACCTTTTTGTCCCATTGCTGATGTAGGTAGCGCAAAAgaatgtttgttttctctgtcacgATGACTGAGGAGGAAAGACAGACAAAGCTGCAGGAAGGAGCTGGCCACCCCGGCTGGCACCGCCTTCCCTTACATGGCCTCTGGGCTGTCACTGCTCTGGGTGGCCTCTCTGGGACTCAAGTCACACACCCAACCCAGGAGCAGATTTCTAGAAGCCAAACACCCCCCCGACCTGAGCACTGCCACCACCAGCAGCCCGAGCCGGCTGCCGCGACGGGGtcccggcttcccaggtggaggcCGAGTCTGGAGGGGAGCGCGGA is a genomic window of Ovis canadensis isolate MfBH-ARS-UI-01 breed Bighorn chromosome 5, ARS-UI_OviCan_v2, whole genome shotgun sequence containing:
- the DDA1 gene encoding DET1- and DDB1-associated protein 1 gives rise to the protein MADFLKGLPVYNKSNFSRFHADSVCKASNRRPSVYLPTREYPSEQIIVTEKTNILLRYLHQQWDKKNAAKKRDQEQVELEGESSAPPRKVARTDSPDMHEDT